A region of Candidatus Leptovillus gracilis DNA encodes the following proteins:
- a CDS encoding glycosyltransferase, with amino-acid sequence MLDNALDRWKHTIYLSLLAPPLAYRANRMYQALPALTSQPAARPLPSLSIIIPARNEAHNLRVLLPSLHDLCYPGKLEIIVVDDNSEDETAVVAQSYGARLIQLRELPPGWLGKPHAMCHGAAAARGDWLLFTDADTIHTPHSLAQAVQYALDHHLDGVSLFLEQKCRGLTDRLALTAAFAGLFTAWQPASAHLNGQYILLRRQVYEDSGGMTAVRHEALEDLALGRRLRQMGYHVQMMRGEDVAQVRMYHSTRQMWQGMNRLGSQSLRFSGFHALWMVFFITITMNPLLVLLAVLTGRIPRRWLPLTWTAVALAFWPWSRRFGPGWYAAFSPLGALVVQVAGAWGMARRLLGRGILWKGRTV; translated from the coding sequence ATGTTGGATAACGCCCTCGACCGGTGGAAACACACCATTTATCTGTCGCTGTTGGCCCCGCCGCTGGCTTACCGCGCCAACCGCATGTATCAGGCGCTGCCCGCTCTGACCAGCCAACCGGCGGCACGGCCGTTACCTTCTCTCTCCATCATCATCCCGGCGCGCAACGAGGCGCATAATTTGCGTGTGCTGCTGCCATCGCTGCACGACCTGTGTTATCCGGGCAAGTTGGAAATTATTGTGGTGGATGACAATTCAGAAGACGAGACGGCCGTTGTCGCCCAATCTTATGGCGCGCGCCTGATTCAACTGCGTGAACTGCCGCCAGGTTGGTTGGGCAAACCCCATGCCATGTGCCATGGCGCGGCGGCCGCCAGAGGGGACTGGCTGCTCTTCACCGACGCCGACACCATTCACACGCCGCACAGCCTGGCCCAGGCGGTACAGTATGCCCTGGACCATCACCTGGACGGCGTCAGCCTCTTTTTGGAACAGAAGTGTCGCGGTTTAACCGACCGGTTGGCGCTGACAGCCGCCTTTGCCGGGCTGTTTACCGCCTGGCAGCCGGCGTCGGCACATCTGAACGGGCAATACATTTTGCTGCGGCGGCAGGTCTATGAAGACAGCGGCGGCATGACGGCCGTGCGCCACGAAGCGCTGGAAGACCTGGCTTTGGGCCGCCGCCTGCGGCAAATGGGCTACCACGTGCAAATGATGCGCGGCGAAGACGTGGCCCAGGTGCGCATGTACCACAGTACCCGACAAATGTGGCAGGGCATGAACCGCCTGGGGTCACAATCGCTCCGTTTCTCCGGCTTCCATGCGTTGTGGATGGTCTTTTTTATCACCATTACGATGAACCCGCTGCTGGTCCTGCTGGCGGTGCTAACCGGGCGCATCCCACGGCGCTGGCTGCCGCTGACCTGGACGGCCGTCGCCCTGGCTTTCTGGCCCTGGTCGCGCCGATTTGGACCGGGTTGGTACGCGGCGTTTTCTCCTCTTGGGGCGCTGGTAGTGCAGGTGGCCGGGGCGTGGGGCATGGCGCGCCGTCTGTTGGGGCGCGGCATTCTCTGGAAAGGCCGGACGGTTTGA
- a CDS encoding alpha/beta fold hydrolase: MNLSELGLFSEEVYQPFFWPGGPAAALLVHGFPGTPAEVRPLAAALHAQGWTVHAPLLPGFGPQIADMFTYGQEDWVTAVRQAQTQLRSQYETVLLVGYSLGGAIALNIAAQEPPNALVLLAPFWQIGGPAIAAVWRGIRQLFPEIQFFKWIDFSNPQMQRVFENWRDVLDLDDPQVQAALQSLRVPARFVDEILALGQAAKAAAPTIHLPTLVIQGSQDITIAPKATHELMRSLGGQVHYHEFATGHELTKTDTAVWPHIQRAFVAFAEQVRQGQTPNTTPDK, translated from the coding sequence ATGAATCTCAGCGAATTGGGGTTATTTAGCGAGGAAGTCTATCAGCCGTTTTTTTGGCCGGGCGGACCGGCGGCGGCGCTGTTGGTGCATGGTTTTCCGGGCACACCAGCGGAAGTACGGCCGTTGGCCGCCGCGCTCCATGCCCAGGGGTGGACGGTCCACGCCCCACTCTTGCCCGGTTTTGGCCCGCAAATTGCCGACATGTTTACCTATGGGCAAGAAGATTGGGTGACGGCCGTTCGCCAGGCCCAAACCCAGCTGCGCAGCCAATACGAGACAGTCCTGTTGGTGGGTTACTCCCTGGGCGGGGCCATCGCCCTCAACATCGCTGCCCAGGAACCGCCCAACGCCCTGGTTCTGCTGGCCCCCTTTTGGCAAATTGGCGGCCCGGCCATCGCCGCCGTCTGGCGCGGCATCCGCCAACTTTTCCCCGAAATCCAGTTCTTCAAATGGATAGATTTCTCCAACCCGCAAATGCAGCGCGTCTTTGAAAACTGGCGCGACGTGCTGGACCTGGACGATCCGCAGGTGCAGGCGGCATTACAATCGCTGCGCGTCCCGGCGCGATTTGTGGACGAGATATTGGCCCTGGGGCAGGCGGCCAAAGCGGCCGCGCCGACCATCCACCTGCCCACCCTGGTCATTCAGGGCAGCCAGGACATCACCATCGCGCCCAAAGCGACCCACGAATTAATGCGCAGCCTGGGCGGGCAGGTGCATTACCACGAATTTGCCACCGGCCATGAATTGACGAAGACGGATACGGCCGTGTGGCCGCACATCCAACGCGCCTTCGTGGCGTTTGCGGAGCAGGTGCGTCAGGGCCAGACGCCAAACACAACGCCTGACAAATGA